In Hypanus sabinus isolate sHypSab1 chromosome 17, sHypSab1.hap1, whole genome shotgun sequence, the following proteins share a genomic window:
- the LOC132407086 gene encoding Fanconi anemia core complex-associated protein 24-like isoform X3 has protein sequence MRSGGVQSWLLAVRASTLNGIVLVEKTRLSEQYFAGVQKFVVLELGLTLLPVASQSEASQLIAQLVHEESRDRDHNPFLRNSRSILSDAGILASVQKIPGVGKVKAMNLLCRFPSIQQLSVATQEELEPVTGPNVAQQITEFFSPVP, from the exons GCGAGCACGTTGAATGGGATAGTGCTGGTGGAGAAGACCCGGCTGAGTGAGCAATATTTTGCTGGAGTGCAGAAGTTTGTCGTGTTGGAACTGGGCCTGACGCTGTTACCTGTGGCCAGTCAGTCTGAGGCTTCACAGCTCATTGCCCAGCTG GTACATGAGGAGAGTAGGGACCGGGACCACAATCCATTTCTGCGTAACAGCCGCTCTATTTTGTCTGACGCTGGGATCCTCGCCTCCGTCCAGAAGATTCCTGGAGTCGGGAAGGTGAAAGCCATGAATCTCCTCTGTCGGTTCCCCAGTATCCAGCAGCTCAGTGTTGCTACACAAGAGGAGCTGGAGCCAGTAACCGGACCAAATGTGGCTCAGCAGATCACAGAGTTCTTTTCACCAGTCCCCTGA